A genomic region of Deltaproteobacteria bacterium contains the following coding sequences:
- a CDS encoding response regulator transcription factor yields the protein MAIRVLLADDHLAVRQALRTLLAAEGFEIAAEAGDGRDAVRLAASVGPDVAVLDLSMPRLTGLDAARELQGQSQAIRIILLTRHEEPQYVTAAFGAGVHGYVLKRRAASDLVEAIRRVAAGGTYLSPELSDAALHEPPPGRG from the coding sequence ATGGCGATTCGTGTCCTCCTGGCGGATGACCACCTGGCCGTTCGGCAAGCCTTGCGCACGCTGCTGGCAGCCGAGGGCTTCGAGATAGCGGCCGAAGCCGGCGATGGTCGCGACGCGGTGCGCCTTGCCGCCTCTGTCGGCCCCGACGTCGCCGTGCTCGATCTCAGCATGCCGCGGTTGACGGGCCTCGATGCCGCCCGCGAGCTGCAGGGACAATCGCAGGCAATCCGGATCATCCTGCTCACCCGTCACGAGGAGCCGCAGTACGTGACCGCGGCATTTGGAGCAGGCGTGCACGGCTACGTCCTGAAAAGAAGGGCGGCGAGCGACCTCGTCGAGGCCATCCGCCGCGTTGCGGCGGGCGGCACTTATCTGAGCCCGGAGCTTTCCGACGCGGCGCTTCACGAGCCACCCCCGGGGCGCGGCTGA